Below is a genomic region from Microbacterium sp. LWO12-1.2.
AGAGTGTTGTCGTGGGTCGCAGCGGCCCTGGTCGGCGGCGTGTACGGTATCGCCGGCACGATCGGCCACAGCCTCACCTGGGGCGTCATTCCCGTCGGCCTCATCGTCGGCGGCATCGCCTGCGCCGCGATCCTGGTCGCGATCCGCGCACTCACGCACGACCGTGGGGCGGCGCTCGCTGCCGGTCTCGGGATGCTCGGGATGCTGACAGTGATCTCGGGTGTCGGTCCCGGAGGGTCCGTGGTGGTGCAGGACTCCCTGGCCGGCCGCATCTGGACGTATCTGGTGGCAGGGCTCGTGCTGCTCGTCGTCGCCTGGCCCTCATTGTCGCGACTGCCGGTGCAGACCTCGGCAGGCGCTGCGAATGCTCCGGTCGCTGATGCCCCTCTCATCACCTCGGTCCCGAGTCGTACGGCTGCCTCGGAGGAGAGCGACCCGCGCGAGTCGTAGACTGGACGGGTGACGTATGTGATCGCCCTGCCGTGTGTTGATGTGAAGGACCGCGCCTGCATCGACGAGTGTCCCGTGGACTGCATCTACGAGGGTGAACGGTCGTTGTACATCCATCCGGACGAGTGCGTCGACTGCGGAGCCTGCGAGCCCGTGTGCCCCGTCGAGGCCATCTACTACGAGGATGATCTGCCCGACGAATGGCAGGACTACTACAAGGCGAACGTCGAGTTCTTCGAGGAGATCGGTTCTCCCGGTGGTGCGGCGAAGGTCGGCGTGTACTCGTTCGACCACCCCGTCATCGCGGCTCTGCCGCCCCAGGGCGAGTAAGTCCCGCCCGTGAGCGTCCGCGACCTCGCCGACTATCCGTGGGACGCCGTGATCCCCTACCGGGAGCGCGCGGCTCAGCATCCGCAGGGCCTGGTGGATCTGTCGATCGGGTCGCCCGTCGATCCGACCCCCGACATCATCCGTCGTGCACTGGCCGAGGCGACGGATGCGCATGCCTACCCGCAGACCGTCGGCACGCCCGCGGTGCGTGAGGCGATCGTCGACTGGTACGCGCGGCGCAGGGGAGTGCCCGACCTCACGGTCGACAACGTGCTCCCGACGATCGGTTCGAAGGAACTCGTGGCGTTGCTGCCCACGCTTCTCGGCCTGGGCGACGGTGACATCGTCGTGCATCCGCTCGTCGCCTACCCGACCTACGAGGTGGGTGCGCGCATCGCCGGTGCCACTCCGCTCGCCGCGGACGACCCGGCCAGCTGGCCCGAGGGCACGAAGCTCATCTGGATCAACACTCCCGGTAACCCGGACGGACGCACCTGGACGGTCGATGAACTCGCCGCGGCCGTCGTCCGCGCCCGCGAACTCGGCGCCGTCCTCGCCAGCGACGAGTGTTACGCGGAGCTCGGCTGGGACGGACCATGGGCGACCGAGGCGATCCCCTCGATCCTCGACCCGCGCGTCACGGGCGGGAAGCGGTCGAACCTCCTGAGCGTCTACTCCCTGAGCAAGCAGTCCAATCTCGCGGGATATCGGGCAGCATTCGTCGCGGGGTGCGCACGGATCGTGGCGGACCTGCTCACCGCCCGCAAGCACCTCGGACTGATGCCGCCGGCACCGATCCAGCATGCGATGGCGGTTGCGCTCGGCGATGACGAGCATGTCGCCGCGCAGAAGGAGCTGTACCGCGCGCGGCGCGACACGCTGCGTCCGGCACTCGAGGCTGCGGGCTTCCGGATCGACGGCTCGGAGGCAGGACTCTACCTCTGGGCGACCGAGGGGCGTGACGCCTGGGAGACGATGGCACGGCTCGCCGACCTCGGTATCCTCGCCGGTCCAGGGCCGTTCTACGGTGCACACTCCACGCAGCATGTGCGCCTGTCGCTCACGGCACCCACCGAGCGCATCGCAGAAGGCGCGCGTCGGCTGCGCGAGGGACTGTAGATTCCCTCCTGGTCTCCGTTCTCCCTTTGGCGGATGTCACAGTAGGCCTGAGTCCCTACTAGGCTGTAAAAGCGATTCGGTCGTGATCCGACCAGGCGCTTGTGCGCCGCGAGATCGCCAGTTCCGGCTTGATCAAGATCTTGTCTGATTCCCACGCGACAGGCGTACGGGCAGACACAACGAGGAGGCCCGCGTGAGCGCAGCGGCAGACCAGCAGGCGACAGCGAAGCTGACCATCGGTGACACCACCGCGGAGTTCCCCCTCGTGCATGGCACGGCAGGGCACGACAGCATCGACTTCTCCACCCTGACCCGCCAGACCGGCTACACGGGGCTCGACTACGGGTTCGTGAACACGGCGTCGACGAAGTCCGAGATCACGTTCATCGACGGCGACAAGGGCATCCTGCGCTATCGCGGCTACCCGATCGAGCAGCTGGCCGGCACCACGAGCTACCTCGAGGTCGCGTGGCTGCTCATCTACGGCGAGCTCCCCTCCGCATCCGAGCTGGCGGAGTTCGACGAGAAGATCCGTCGTCACACCCTGCTGCACGAAGACCTCAAGCGCTTCTTCTCAGCGCTGCCCCACACGGCGCACCCGATGTCAGTGCTCTCCTCGGCTGTGGCCGCTCTCTCGACCTACTACGAGGGCCAGACCGACCCGCACAACCCCGAGCACGTCGAGCTCAACATGATCCGCATGCTGGCGAAGCTGCCGGTGATCGCCGCGTACGCCCACAAGAAGAGCGTCGGCCAGGCGTTCCTGTATCCCGACAACTCGCTGAGCTTCGTCGACAACTTCCTCAAGCTCAACTTCGGAGTGCACAGCGAGCCGTACGAGGTCAACCCGGTGATGTCGAAGGCGCTCGAGCTCCTGCTGATCCTGCACGAGGATCACGAGCAGAACGCCTCCACATCGACAGTGCGTCTGGTCGGCTCCACGGGTGCGAACCAGTTCGCCTCCGTGTCAGCCGGGATCCAGGCGCTCTCCGGTCCACTGCACGGTGGCGCGAACGAGGCCGTTCTCACCATGCTCGGCCAGATCCGCGACTCCGGTCAGAGCGTCGCACGGTTCGTCGAGCGCGTGAAGAACAAGGAAGAGGGCGTGAAGCTGATGGGCTTCGGGCACCGGGTCTACAAGAATTACGACCCCCGCGCCAAGCTCGTCAAGGACGCCGCAGACGAGGTGCTCGCCTCACTCGGTGTGACCGACCCGCTGCTGGACCTGGCCAAGGAGCTCGAGGAGCTGGCCCTCGCAGACGACTACTTCCGTGAGCGTCGCCTCTACCCGAACGTCGACTTCTACACCGGCGTCATCTACAAGGCGATGGGCTTCCCGACACGGATGTTCACCGTGCTCTTCGCGATCGGCCGCCTGCCCGGTTGGCTCGCCCAGTGGCGCGAGCTGCAGAGCGACCCGCAGACGAAGATCGGACGCCCGCAGCAGCTGTACGTCGGCTCGCCGGAACGTTCGTTCCCGACCTCGCGCTGACCTGACCCGGCCCTGCAGGGCTCATCGCTCCCCACGAACCCCCGTCGACCGCCTGCATGGCGGCAGGCGGGGGTTTCTTACTGCCCGTGAACTCGTTCCGGAGACGAGAACGGCCTGCCCTCCCGAAGGAGGACAGGCCGTGTCGAGTGTTGCGGGTCAGCGACCCTGAGCGCTGCGGCCGCCCTGACGCTGACCGCCCTGGCGGGAGGAGAAACCGGCCTGGCCCTGACCGCCACCCTGTCCACCGGAGCGGGGGCGACGACGGCGTGCGGGGGGAGTGGAGGCGCCTGCGCGCTCACCACCGGCCGGGCGCTGCTTGGCCTGACGCTGCGGCTGTGCTGCCTGCACGGGGGCAGGGCGCACGTGTGCGGCGCGCTCCGGCACGAGCCCGGTGACGGCCGCGGCCGTGGCGCTCTCGAGCGGAGCCGTGATGGCTGCCTTGCGCAGGAGGTCCTTCACGTCGCGGCGCTGCTCGGGGAGCACGACCGTGACGACGGTGCCGGCAGCACCAGCGCGCGCGGTACGGCCCGAGCGGTGCAGGTAGGCCTTGTGCTCCATGGGCGGGTCGACGTGGACGACCAGGTCGACGTTGTCGACGTGCACGCCACGGGCGGCGACGTCGGTGGCCACGAGCACGCGCACGCCACCGTCGGCGGGGTCGGACGAGAAGGCGCTCAGGTTGCGCTCACGCGCGTTCTGAGACAGGTTCCCGTGCAGGTCGACCGCGGGGATGCCCGCAGCGGTGAGCTGCTTGGCGAGCTTCTTGGCCTGGTGCTTCGTACGGGTGAACAGAATGCGGCGACCGGTTCCCGATGCGAGATCGCGGACCAGGGTCGTCTTGTCGTCGGTCGATTCGACGACGAGCACGCGGTGCGTCATCTCGCCGACCGGCACGCTCTCTTCGTCGACCTCGTGGCTGACGGCGTTCGAGAGGAAACGACGCGCGAGCGTGTCGATTCCGCGGTCGAGCGTCGCGCTGAACAGCAGGCGCTGGCCGCCGGCGGGAGTCGCGGTGAGGATGCGTGTGACGCCGGGCAGGAAGCCGAGGTCCGCCATGTGGTCAGCCTCATCGAGCACGGTGACCTCGACGGCGTCGAGCTGCACGATCTTCTGCTTCATGAGGTCTTCGAGGCGGCCGGGGCACGCGACGACGATGTCGACGCCGCTGCGCATGGCCTGCTCCTGCGGGCGCTGGCTGACGCCACCGAACACGGTCGTGACACGCAGGCCCTTGGCCTCGGCGAGCGGCGCGATGGTCGCAGCGATCTGGGTGGCGAGCTCGCGGGTGGGGGCGAGCACGAGGCCACGGGGGTGGCCGGCGCGGCTCTTGCGCGTCGAGGCGGCGATCCGAGCGACGAGCGGAAGGGCGAAAGCGATCGTCTTTCCGCTGCCGGTGCGACCGCGGCCGAGGAGGTCGCGGCCCGCGAGGGAGTCGGGGAGCGTGTCGCGCTGAATCGCGAAC
It encodes:
- a CDS encoding histidinol dehydrogenase — translated: MRVSWVSRVLSWVAAALVGGVYGIAGTIGHSLTWGVIPVGLIVGGIACAAILVAIRALTHDRGAALAAGLGMLGMLTVISGVGPGGSVVVQDSLAGRIWTYLVAGLVLLVVAWPSLSRLPVQTSAGAANAPVADAPLITSVPSRTAASEESDPRES
- the fdxA gene encoding ferredoxin; the encoded protein is MTYVIALPCVDVKDRACIDECPVDCIYEGERSLYIHPDECVDCGACEPVCPVEAIYYEDDLPDEWQDYYKANVEFFEEIGSPGGAAKVGVYSFDHPVIAALPPQGE
- the dapC gene encoding succinyldiaminopimelate transaminase, which encodes MSVRDLADYPWDAVIPYRERAAQHPQGLVDLSIGSPVDPTPDIIRRALAEATDAHAYPQTVGTPAVREAIVDWYARRRGVPDLTVDNVLPTIGSKELVALLPTLLGLGDGDIVVHPLVAYPTYEVGARIAGATPLAADDPASWPEGTKLIWINTPGNPDGRTWTVDELAAAVVRARELGAVLASDECYAELGWDGPWATEAIPSILDPRVTGGKRSNLLSVYSLSKQSNLAGYRAAFVAGCARIVADLLTARKHLGLMPPAPIQHAMAVALGDDEHVAAQKELYRARRDTLRPALEAAGFRIDGSEAGLYLWATEGRDAWETMARLADLGILAGPGPFYGAHSTQHVRLSLTAPTERIAEGARRLREGL
- a CDS encoding citrate synthase, which translates into the protein MSAAADQQATAKLTIGDTTAEFPLVHGTAGHDSIDFSTLTRQTGYTGLDYGFVNTASTKSEITFIDGDKGILRYRGYPIEQLAGTTSYLEVAWLLIYGELPSASELAEFDEKIRRHTLLHEDLKRFFSALPHTAHPMSVLSSAVAALSTYYEGQTDPHNPEHVELNMIRMLAKLPVIAAYAHKKSVGQAFLYPDNSLSFVDNFLKLNFGVHSEPYEVNPVMSKALELLLILHEDHEQNASTSTVRLVGSTGANQFASVSAGIQALSGPLHGGANEAVLTMLGQIRDSGQSVARFVERVKNKEEGVKLMGFGHRVYKNYDPRAKLVKDAADEVLASLGVTDPLLDLAKELEELALADDYFRERRLYPNVDFYTGVIYKAMGFPTRMFTVLFAIGRLPGWLAQWRELQSDPQTKIGRPQQLYVGSPERSFPTSR
- a CDS encoding DEAD/DEAH box helicase, whose amino-acid sequence is MTSFLDLGVPADLASVLAKDGKTEAFAIQRDTLPDSLAGRDLLGRGRTGSGKTIAFALPLVARIAASTRKSRAGHPRGLVLAPTRELATQIAATIAPLAEAKGLRVTTVFGGVSQRPQEQAMRSGVDIVVACPGRLEDLMKQKIVQLDAVEVTVLDEADHMADLGFLPGVTRILTATPAGGQRLLFSATLDRGIDTLARRFLSNAVSHEVDEESVPVGEMTHRVLVVESTDDKTTLVRDLASGTGRRILFTRTKHQAKKLAKQLTAAGIPAVDLHGNLSQNARERNLSAFSSDPADGGVRVLVATDVAARGVHVDNVDLVVHVDPPMEHKAYLHRSGRTARAGAAGTVVTVVLPEQRRDVKDLLRKAAITAPLESATAAAVTGLVPERAAHVRPAPVQAAQPQRQAKQRPAGGERAGASTPPARRRRPRSGGQGGGQGQAGFSSRQGGQRQGGRSAQGR